From a single Sediminibacterium sp. KACHI17 genomic region:
- a CDS encoding M57 family metalloprotease: protein MRKNMRLSLAVIALLITAVSCQKAVAPEQEIKKEVSQDVINSVKALGFSTTNIIPEEGGYIVEGDIFIPSNELKRSLNGAFLRVGDVEQYRTTNLVTRLPRTITVALSSRIDAAIYGPVLDEVVRRYNAENLQITFQRVSSGANITFDRASGSYLASAGFPTASGDPFNSVKVNTRAIGSGTSSTFINYAATIFAHELGHCIGFRHTDYMDRSYSCGGATSNEGASTVGAILIPGTPAGPDPNSWMLACIGNGVNRPFNANDKTALSYLY from the coding sequence ATGAGAAAAAACATGCGCCTTTCCTTGGCTGTTATCGCTTTACTGATAACCGCTGTTTCCTGTCAAAAAGCAGTTGCTCCTGAGCAAGAAATCAAAAAAGAAGTTTCACAAGATGTCATTAACAGTGTAAAAGCACTGGGTTTTTCTACCACTAATATTATTCCTGAAGAAGGAGGTTATATTGTTGAGGGAGATATTTTTATTCCATCAAATGAATTGAAACGTTCTTTGAACGGAGCTTTTTTACGTGTTGGTGATGTTGAGCAATACCGAACCACCAACCTGGTAACTCGTTTACCAAGAACCATTACGGTTGCATTATCCAGCAGAATAGATGCTGCGATTTATGGTCCTGTACTGGATGAAGTAGTTCGTCGTTACAATGCTGAAAATTTACAAATCACTTTTCAGCGTGTAAGTTCTGGTGCAAATATCACTTTCGATCGCGCGAGTGGTAGCTACTTGGCTTCTGCAGGTTTCCCAACTGCAAGTGGGGATCCGTTTAATTCTGTAAAAGTGAATACCAGAGCTATCGGTTCTGGAACTTCTTCAACTTTTATCAATTATGCAGCTACCATTTTTGCACATGAATTAGGTCACTGTATTGGTTTCCGTCATACCGATTATATGGATCGCTCATATAGCTGTGGCGGTGCTACCAGCAATGAAGGAGCTTCTACTGTTGGAGCTATTTTAATTCCGGGTACACCTGCAGGACCAGATCCAAATTCATGGATGCTCGCTTGTATTGGTAACGGTGTAAACCGTCCATTCAATGCAAACGATAAAACAGCATTGAGCTATTTGTATTAA
- a CDS encoding RidA family protein, translating to MLQHTPEEAFAALNLSLPPAPEPLGLYKPCLVDGEYLYLSGHGTLQNDGSWIVGIVGLDMDKEAAKLAARQVGLAMIATIKKNIGSLDKIKRVIKVLGMVNAVQGFADHPFVINGCSELFAAIWGPDHGVGVRSAVGMSSLPGNIPVEIEAIFELHV from the coding sequence ATGCTACAACATACACCGGAAGAAGCTTTTGCAGCTTTGAATCTCAGTTTACCTCCTGCCCCCGAACCCTTGGGCTTGTATAAGCCATGTTTGGTCGACGGAGAGTACTTGTATTTATCAGGACATGGTACTTTACAAAATGATGGCAGCTGGATCGTTGGTATCGTAGGATTGGATATGGACAAAGAAGCAGCCAAGCTAGCCGCTCGCCAGGTAGGACTGGCCATGATAGCTACCATCAAAAAAAACATAGGCAGCCTTGATAAGATCAAACGAGTGATCAAAGTGTTGGGAATGGTAAATGCGGTTCAGGGTTTTGCTGATCATCCTTTTGTGATCAATGGTTGTAGTGAATTGTTTGCAGCTATCTGGGGACCTGATCATGGTGTCGGCGTGAGAAGTGCAGTAGGCATGAGTTCACTCCCCGGAAATATTCCTGTTGAAATTGAAGCCATTTTTGAATTACATGTATGA
- a CDS encoding DUF1080 domain-containing protein gives MKKQLLLMTTAIVCGTLAQAQRLNMDSLVKESKKTEQWEPVPAMVTPGKTNADAPSDAIVLFNGKDLNSFQKKGGGQPGWKIEKDGSLTVVKMSGDIQTKQGFGSCQLHIEWKAPAAIAGNGQSRGNSGIFFMGKYELQVLDSYNNPTYVNGQAASIYKQHIPLVNASRKPGEWQSYDVIFTAPQFYADGQIQTPARITVFHNGVLVQNNVEIKGGTEWIGPASYKKHGDKEPLILQDHGNDGGNPMSYRNIWVREL, from the coding sequence ATGAAAAAACAGCTATTGCTGATGACCACTGCCATTGTGTGTGGAACACTCGCGCAGGCACAAAGACTGAATATGGACAGTCTGGTGAAAGAATCAAAAAAAACAGAACAATGGGAACCCGTTCCCGCCATGGTTACTCCCGGTAAAACCAATGCTGATGCACCTTCTGATGCTATTGTGCTGTTCAATGGGAAAGACCTTAATAGCTTTCAAAAAAAGGGCGGTGGGCAACCTGGTTGGAAAATTGAAAAAGACGGATCATTGACCGTTGTAAAAATGTCTGGTGATATACAAACCAAACAGGGTTTTGGCAGTTGTCAATTACATATTGAATGGAAAGCGCCTGCTGCCATCGCCGGTAATGGTCAATCACGTGGAAATAGCGGTATTTTCTTCATGGGTAAATATGAATTACAAGTATTGGACTCTTATAATAATCCTACATACGTAAATGGACAAGCAGCCAGTATTTATAAGCAACATATTCCTTTGGTGAATGCAAGCAGAAAACCGGGAGAATGGCAATCCTATGATGTGATCTTCACCGCACCACAGTTTTATGCTGATGGACAAATCCAAACACCTGCAAGGATTACTGTATTCCATAATGGAGTGTTGGTGCAAAACAATGTAGAGATCAAGGGTGGAACAGAATGGATTGGTCCGGCCAGCTACAAAAAGCATGGTGATAAAGAACCACTGATCTTGCAAGATCATGGCAATGATGGTGGTAATCCGATGAGTTATAGAAATATTTGGGTGAGAGAACTGTAA
- a CDS encoding ABC transporter six-transmembrane domain-containing protein, with protein sequence MIRMNVLGKLVQVHKWRLGITYLLFSLEMTGSLLRPFFLGMAINDLMEHSYRGLILLSLVHFIWLVIGTIRHRYDTRTYSAIYTSLVTTFLSKKIKSQEVSKLSAHSTLAREFVDFLEFDLVYIIEAVYNILGSMILLFFYQSSVVLLCLVILLPVMTISYFYGKKMKRLTQLKNDELERQVHVISSGDSTAIHKHFNNLRKWQIRISDQEAWNFGVMELMVMVVIALSLLITNQVAGTTVLAGNIIGIYNYILKFVSGLDTIPYTVQRITALNDITQRIRLQADEFPDEPDQQNGTAVHIMKRSETAA encoded by the coding sequence ATGATCAGAATGAATGTTTTAGGTAAGTTGGTGCAAGTGCACAAATGGAGATTAGGGATCACCTATCTGTTGTTTTCATTGGAAATGACTGGTTCCTTATTACGTCCTTTCTTTTTGGGAATGGCCATCAATGATCTGATGGAACATTCTTACAGAGGATTGATATTATTATCGCTGGTACATTTTATATGGCTGGTGATCGGTACGATCAGACACCGTTATGATACCCGAACCTATTCAGCTATTTACACTTCATTGGTAACAACATTTCTTTCCAAAAAGATCAAATCACAAGAAGTATCTAAACTGAGTGCGCATTCCACATTGGCAAGAGAGTTTGTTGATTTCCTGGAATTCGATCTGGTGTATATCATCGAAGCAGTGTATAATATTCTGGGATCGATGATCTTATTATTCTTTTATCAGTCTTCTGTTGTACTGCTTTGTCTGGTGATATTATTACCGGTGATGACGATCAGTTATTTCTATGGAAAGAAAATGAAACGTCTGACGCAACTGAAGAATGATGAGCTGGAAAGACAGGTGCATGTGATCTCTTCGGGAGACTCTACTGCCATTCATAAACATTTCAATAACCTGCGTAAATGGCAAATACGTATCAGTGATCAGGAAGCCTGGAATTTTGGAGTGATGGAATTGATGGTAATGGTTGTGATCGCATTATCGCTTTTGATCACGAATCAGGTAGCGGGTACCACGGTTTTGGCTGGTAATATCATTGGTATTTATAACTATATCCTGAAGTTCGTTTCAGGATTGGATACGATTCCTTATACCGTACAACGCATCACTGCATTGAATGATATCACACAACGAATCCGTTTACAGGCAGATGAATTTCCGGATGAACCCGATCAGCAGAATGGTACTGCTGTGCACATCATGAAACGATCAGAAACGGCTGCATAA
- a CDS encoding SET domain-containing protein-lysine N-methyltransferase — protein MNNNWAIGKKICVLQPDYSTTNVDYKNYDPPRDLTSLLPGAEVDHVFLNKLTTYQQLKALQHKNYDVFVNLCEGYLEWEVPSIDVIYTLELLGLPYTGPNTKLYDPSKEIMKYLAYCEGVASPAYVLVNHVDDLANIQIPFPLFVKPSKAGDSLGIDQQSVVHDRDELIKQVQTLLPEYPQLLVEQYIEGREFTVLVVADANGKTATAFQPVEFIFPEGYQFKTYELKTSALHPSANIPCTDQIISQNLKEAAVKIFKGFNGVGYARLDFRMDAKRQLYFLEINFTCSVFYRDGYEGSADYILQYDGIGQAGFLKKIIEEGISRHLRMQKKYQIKGNALSGFGIYATRSIMCNEVIFTGEEQSQRIVTKRHVDIHWNDVEKEIFRRYAYPLSNEVFLLWDNDPSAWAPQNHSCQPNTAYDGLNVIAIRHIQEGEELTLDYATFLDEHMEPFDCQCGSSNCRKRITGTPGNTVTKRESTRRT, from the coding sequence GTGAATAATAACTGGGCAATAGGAAAAAAGATTTGTGTACTGCAACCCGATTACAGCACTACAAATGTTGATTATAAAAATTATGACCCGCCCAGAGATCTTACTTCATTATTACCCGGTGCAGAGGTTGATCATGTTTTTCTCAATAAGCTTACTACATATCAGCAGCTAAAAGCCTTGCAACACAAAAACTACGATGTATTCGTAAACCTTTGTGAAGGCTATTTAGAATGGGAAGTACCCTCTATTGATGTGATCTATACACTTGAGTTATTAGGCCTGCCATATACAGGTCCGAATACAAAACTCTACGATCCTTCCAAAGAGATCATGAAATATCTGGCATATTGTGAAGGCGTTGCTTCACCGGCATATGTATTGGTGAACCATGTAGATGATCTTGCCAATATTCAAATTCCGTTTCCACTCTTTGTGAAACCTTCAAAAGCGGGAGATAGCCTCGGTATTGATCAGCAATCTGTAGTGCATGATCGAGATGAACTTATCAAACAGGTGCAAACATTATTGCCTGAATATCCACAATTATTGGTGGAACAGTACATTGAAGGAAGGGAGTTCACTGTTTTAGTAGTTGCGGATGCCAATGGAAAAACAGCTACCGCTTTTCAACCAGTAGAATTTATTTTTCCAGAAGGGTATCAATTCAAAACCTATGAATTAAAAACATCTGCCTTACATCCATCCGCCAATATTCCTTGTACGGATCAGATCATCAGTCAAAATTTGAAAGAAGCTGCTGTTAAGATCTTCAAAGGATTTAATGGTGTTGGCTATGCACGATTAGATTTTCGAATGGATGCGAAAAGACAACTCTATTTTCTAGAGATCAATTTTACTTGTTCTGTTTTTTATAGAGATGGTTATGAAGGATCAGCAGATTATATTTTACAATATGATGGAATCGGACAAGCCGGATTTCTAAAAAAAATCATCGAAGAAGGAATTTCACGTCACTTACGCATGCAGAAAAAATATCAGATCAAAGGAAATGCATTGTCTGGTTTCGGTATTTATGCAACCCGATCTATCATGTGTAATGAAGTGATTTTCACTGGCGAAGAACAGTCGCAACGCATTGTCACAAAACGTCATGTCGACATACATTGGAATGATGTTGAAAAAGAAATTTTTCGTCGCTATGCATATCCTTTGAGCAATGAAGTATTTTTGCTGTGGGATAATGATCCTTCGGCATGGGCTCCACAAAACCACAGTTGCCAACCAAACACTGCTTATGATGGCTTGAATGTCATTGCCATCCGACACATACAAGAAGGCGAAGAACTAACCCTCGATTACGCCACATTTTTGGATGAACATATGGAGCCTTTTGACTGCCAATGCGGTTCTTCGAACTGCAGAAAAAGGATCACCGGAACACCGGGCAATACTGTAACAAAAAGAGAAAGTACTCGACGCACTTAA
- a CDS encoding S8 family peptidase, translated as MRRGLFCFLLFGFLYAQSQPSSRQYIPHVLKPFVESSLLSSFDQHSTKKIFALIGELPKTVSALRKLSDTITIVQIEDPQIISSLWKLGKLMPVNDAWKFPPGFIAPATTEMIHQQKAWLIETTDTDILTKRIHEKDAVTITSISGKHIQLNASWKWIQEYLVQNPSILFIAPVAKPFTERELTGFDLSANKGNLAHRIWPTINGSGRSISIKENKLDTADIDFKGRYVSSSLASSRIETHATTMATIAAGGGNTFYTGKGFAYGASITSSDFANLLPDPLSEVMRLRVGLQNHSYGTGIENYYGADAAAYDRQTNSEGLGLLHIFSAGNQGTQASSSGNYAGINGFANLTGSFKMSKNSIAVGATDSFGVVPALSSRGPAYDGRLKPELVALGEDGSSGAAAIVSGITALLQQAYQQKNNTEASTDMIRAVLFNSADDIGSPGPDFVSGYGMANAYRAIKTIQDDRLINGYVRDSQEWVHQITVPAGARNLKITLSWTDHPAQTNAYKALVNDLDMILEHPASAQTWLPWVLNSYPHPDSLRKNAVRKKDTLNNHEQITIALPAAGTYNIKISGTSIPTLAQIYAIAWQYDTVSHFIFSYPVKGDLLEPARKNTLRWETTITDTATLEYKLNDGNWQTVANGVNLSHQYFQWQPPDTTAAIQLRMKATQRSWLSDTVGISKNLLINTGFNCADSFLVYWQKAKVDSYRVYRLGEQYLEPFITVSDTALIQLKQNNPYSFFSIAPLLPLQKEGRRAYTFDYRQQQVACYISGFIADPFGNNAARLNLQLGTTYQVKKVVFEKLTASGFSAFQEITPVTNTQLTITTPANNGLNVYRARIELQNGTNYYTHPEQVLLFGAAAYYVFPNPIQPGATLNIMDADPDNKEFRLYDVFGRLVMKESLQGLRNQVRMPLLQRGVYFYVIIQNNDRILNGRLIVQ; from the coding sequence ATGAGAAGAGGTTTGTTTTGTTTTTTATTATTTGGTTTTCTGTATGCTCAATCTCAACCTTCGAGCCGACAATATATTCCTCATGTCTTAAAGCCTTTTGTTGAATCATCTTTATTAAGCTCATTTGATCAACATTCAACAAAAAAAATATTTGCGTTGATCGGTGAATTACCGAAGACAGTTTCGGCACTCAGAAAATTATCGGATACCATCACCATTGTTCAGATAGAAGATCCCCAAATCATTTCATCTCTTTGGAAGTTGGGTAAGTTAATGCCGGTGAATGATGCCTGGAAATTTCCTCCCGGTTTTATAGCACCTGCTACAACAGAAATGATCCATCAACAAAAAGCCTGGTTGATTGAAACAACGGATACAGATATCCTAACAAAGCGAATCCATGAAAAAGATGCTGTAACGATCACAAGTATATCCGGTAAACATATACAGCTCAATGCTTCTTGGAAATGGATCCAAGAGTATTTAGTGCAAAACCCGTCTATCTTATTTATCGCGCCGGTAGCTAAACCTTTTACCGAAAGAGAACTAACCGGATTTGATTTATCTGCAAATAAAGGAAATCTGGCACATCGTATATGGCCAACGATCAATGGCAGCGGTCGGAGTATTTCGATCAAAGAAAATAAATTAGATACTGCTGATATTGATTTTAAAGGACGCTATGTTTCTTCATCACTTGCTTCTTCAAGAATAGAAACACACGCAACTACAATGGCAACGATTGCTGCAGGAGGTGGTAATACCTTTTATACAGGAAAGGGATTTGCTTATGGAGCTTCCATTACTTCATCAGATTTTGCTAATCTACTTCCGGATCCATTATCTGAGGTAATGCGTCTGCGTGTGGGTCTTCAAAATCACTCCTATGGAACAGGAATTGAAAATTATTATGGAGCCGATGCCGCAGCATATGATCGTCAGACAAATTCTGAAGGCCTAGGATTGTTACATATTTTTTCTGCAGGAAATCAGGGCACACAAGCTTCTTCATCAGGCAACTACGCAGGTATTAATGGTTTTGCAAATCTCACAGGTAGTTTTAAAATGTCAAAGAATAGCATTGCTGTTGGTGCTACAGATTCTTTTGGTGTAGTGCCGGCGCTGAGCTCTCGGGGTCCGGCTTATGATGGTAGATTAAAACCGGAGTTGGTTGCTTTGGGTGAAGACGGTTCTTCAGGTGCGGCGGCTATTGTTTCCGGTATTACAGCTTTGTTACAACAGGCATATCAACAGAAAAATAACACAGAAGCTAGCACAGACATGATCCGAGCTGTTCTGTTTAATAGTGCTGATGATATTGGATCGCCCGGTCCTGACTTTGTTTCAGGATACGGAATGGCAAATGCATACCGAGCCATCAAAACCATACAAGATGATCGGCTAATCAATGGTTATGTAAGGGATAGCCAAGAGTGGGTTCATCAAATAACAGTACCGGCAGGAGCGAGAAACCTTAAAATAACACTTAGCTGGACCGATCATCCTGCTCAAACAAATGCATATAAGGCATTGGTGAATGATCTGGATATGATCCTTGAACATCCTGCTTCTGCACAAACTTGGTTACCATGGGTATTAAATTCATACCCACATCCGGATTCGCTACGTAAAAATGCTGTGCGAAAAAAAGATACCTTGAATAATCATGAGCAAATAACCATCGCATTACCTGCTGCAGGTACCTATAATATAAAAATATCCGGAACGTCTATTCCAACACTAGCGCAGATTTATGCGATTGCCTGGCAGTATGATACTGTTTCGCATTTTATATTCAGTTACCCTGTTAAAGGAGATCTGCTGGAACCTGCAAGAAAAAACACACTTCGTTGGGAAACTACTATAACAGATACCGCTACTTTAGAATATAAATTGAATGATGGCAATTGGCAAACAGTAGCCAATGGTGTGAATCTTTCCCATCAATATTTTCAATGGCAACCGCCGGATACTACTGCTGCTATTCAGCTGCGCATGAAAGCTACACAACGATCTTGGCTGAGTGATACTGTTGGAATATCTAAAAATTTATTGATCAATACCGGATTTAATTGTGCGGATTCTTTTCTGGTCTATTGGCAGAAAGCAAAAGTAGACAGTTATCGGGTATATCGACTTGGCGAACAATATCTCGAACCTTTTATCACGGTCAGTGATACTGCTTTGATTCAACTGAAACAGAATAATCCTTATAGTTTCTTTAGCATAGCACCTTTGTTGCCACTCCAAAAAGAAGGTAGACGGGCTTATACATTCGATTATCGACAGCAACAAGTTGCTTGTTATATCAGTGGATTCATTGCAGATCCATTTGGTAATAATGCAGCAAGACTTAATCTACAACTGGGTACTACTTATCAGGTGAAGAAGGTTGTATTTGAAAAATTAACCGCATCAGGTTTTTCAGCATTTCAAGAAATAACACCTGTTACCAATACCCAGCTTACGATCACAACCCCCGCCAATAATGGATTGAATGTATATCGTGCAAGAATTGAATTACAAAATGGCACCAACTATTATACACACCCCGAGCAAGTACTTCTTTTTGGTGCGGCAGCTTATTATGTATTTCCAAATCCAATACAACCCGGTGCCACTTTGAATATCATGGATGCTGACCCTGATAATAAAGAGTTTCGTTTGTATGATGTATTTGGAAGATTGGTAATGAAAGAATCATTACAAGGACTTCGAAATCAAGTACGGATGCCCCTTTTGCAAAGAGGTGTTTATTTTTATGTGATCATTCAAAACAATGATCGAATATTGAACGGACGTCTGATCGTACAATAA
- a CDS encoding D-TA family PLP-dependent enzyme: protein MSNHQHAWYSITDPSTIDTPALLVYPERVQQNIDAAIRLVGDASRLRPHIKTHKTKEVTELLMRAGIHQFKCATIAEAELLGICKAKDVLLAYQPLGPKLNRFLAVIEHYPTTQYACLTDNIPAATEIALAAKKANTRLTVYIDLNVGMNRTGIAPEESEGLIEFCLQQSSLHLAGLHAYDGHIRNTDLIERKQICDAAFARTSALQKRMQDQHGITLSIIAGGSPSFPIHAQRENVVCSPGTFVYWDHGYGSLFPEQPFIPAALVLTRIISLPAPGMICTDLGHKSIAAENPLEKRVHFLNAPELKAISQSEEHLVLRAPENHSYQPGDILYGLPIHICPTCALYERAFTITDHQKRGEWMISARDRKIQY, encoded by the coding sequence ATGAGTAACCATCAACACGCTTGGTACAGTATTACTGACCCATCTACAATCGATACACCTGCATTACTGGTATATCCTGAACGCGTACAGCAAAATATTGATGCTGCTATACGTTTGGTAGGTGATGCATCAAGACTCAGACCACACATCAAAACGCATAAGACCAAAGAAGTAACCGAACTATTGATGCGTGCAGGTATACATCAATTCAAGTGTGCTACGATTGCAGAGGCGGAGTTATTGGGAATCTGTAAAGCAAAAGATGTCTTACTTGCCTATCAACCTTTAGGTCCAAAGTTGAATCGTTTTCTTGCAGTAATCGAACATTATCCTACTACGCAGTACGCCTGTTTGACAGATAATATTCCTGCTGCTACAGAAATAGCCCTTGCTGCTAAAAAAGCAAATACCAGACTGACTGTTTACATCGATCTGAATGTGGGCATGAATAGAACCGGTATTGCTCCTGAAGAATCAGAGGGTTTGATTGAATTTTGTTTACAACAGTCATCACTTCATCTTGCCGGATTACATGCTTACGACGGACATATTCGTAATACGGATCTGATTGAGCGAAAACAAATTTGTGATGCTGCATTTGCCAGAACAAGTGCTTTACAAAAAAGAATGCAAGATCAGCATGGGATCACATTATCGATCATTGCAGGAGGTAGTCCAAGCTTTCCGATCCATGCGCAAAGAGAAAACGTAGTCTGCAGTCCGGGTACATTTGTGTATTGGGATCATGGTTATGGATCTTTATTTCCTGAACAACCCTTCATTCCTGCAGCATTGGTGTTAACAAGAATTATTTCTTTGCCAGCTCCCGGAATGATCTGTACAGATCTCGGACATAAATCTATTGCGGCGGAGAATCCATTGGAGAAAAGAGTACATTTTTTAAATGCGCCGGAATTAAAAGCAATATCACAAAGTGAAGAACATTTGGTACTGCGTGCACCAGAAAATCACTCCTATCAACCCGGTGATATTTTATACGGTTTACCGATACATATTTGTCCAACCTGCGCTTTATATGAAAGAGCCTTTACGATCACAGATCATCAAAAGCGAGGAGAATGGATGATCAGCGCACGAGATAGAAAAATACAGTACTAA
- a CDS encoding SET domain-containing protein-lysine N-methyltransferase → MIPLPLVIPEPIKNDRVDFARVVRNPATGQFSLHATAFFDQGEMICEFGAVEIVDTPSYKTLQVGLRKHILLYPDCLQYTNHGCDPNVFFDTDKMQLIALKSVQPGDEMVFFYPSTEWKMASEFKCTCGTDQCLGIIKGASALTEEILQNYRLTSFIHLQLKNR, encoded by the coding sequence ATGATACCACTTCCACTAGTGATTCCCGAACCGATAAAAAATGATCGGGTAGATTTTGCAAGGGTTGTAAGAAACCCTGCTACCGGACAATTCTCTTTACATGCCACAGCTTTCTTTGATCAGGGAGAAATGATCTGTGAATTCGGCGCTGTTGAAATAGTTGATACACCGAGTTACAAGACTTTACAAGTGGGTCTGCGAAAACATATTCTCTTATATCCGGATTGTTTACAGTATACCAATCACGGTTGTGATCCGAATGTGTTTTTCGATACAGATAAAATGCAACTGATTGCATTGAAATCAGTTCAGCCTGGCGATGAAATGGTATTCTTTTATCCATCTACAGAATGGAAAATGGCGAGCGAATTCAAATGTACTTGCGGAACTGATCAGTGTTTGGGCATTATTAAAGGCGCATCAGCACTAACAGAGGAGATACTGCAAAACTATCGCCTCACTTCATTTATACACTTGCAACTGAAAAACAGATAG